GGAAGCTCGGCGCGCAGATCGCTCTCGCGCAGCAGGCGCAGCCCCTGGGCCAGGGCCTCGGGCTGCGGCGATGGATGGCGACGGATCGCACTACGCAGCCGGCGCAGCGTCGTCACGGCCCCGTCGCTGCCGCGCACCTGCAGGGCGAGGAAGCGCTCCAGCGTGCCGGACGGGTCGGCCAACAGGTTGGCCTGGAACTGGTCCAGCGTGCCGACCGGCATCGCCCGCGGCCAGTCGGCGCCACGCACGAAACAGGGCGTCGCCGTGATCAGGATCAGGCCGGCGACCCGCTCGGGAGCGCGCAGCGCCGCGGCGAGCGCGATCAGCCCGCCCAGCGACCACCCGGCCCAGACGGCCCGTGCCGGCGCCGCCGCCAGACAGGCGTCCGTCCAGCTCGCGAGCGTCGCCGGGCCGGCACCGAGCGGGCTGCCGCCATGGCCGGGCAGCGCAATGCGGTGCTCGCGGACACGCGCCGCAAACTCCGCCGGCAGCCCCTCCCAGACGCCCATGTTCATGCCCCAGCCGTGGAGCAAGACCAGGTCGGCACCCTGCCCTTGCCGCTCGACGCGCAGCCTCATGGCATCGCCTCTCGGGGCAGGTCGGCGAGGGCCTCGAGGAGCCGGTCGACGTCGTCCGGCGCGTGGGCCGCCGAGAGGGTGATCCGCAGCCGCGCCGCCCCCTCAGGCACGGTCGGCGGGCGGATCGCGGTCACCAGGATGCCGGCCTCCTCGAGGCGTCGGCTCCAGTCGAGCGCCCGCTCGGCGCTGCCGGCGATCAGCGGCTGGATCGGCGTCTGCGACGGCGCGAGCGGCAGGCCAAGCTCGGCGGCCCCGGCTCGCAGGCGCGCGATCAGCTCGCCCAACCGCTCGCGGCGCCAGTCCTCGCGCCGGGCGATGGCTAGCGCGACGCGGGTCGCCTCGGCCAGGGCCGGCGGCGGGGCGGTCGTGTAGATGTAGCTGCGGGCGCGCTGGATCAGCGTCTCGATCAGCGCGTGCGGGCCGGCGACGAAGGCCCCGAAGGTACCGAACGCCTTGCCCAGCGTGCCCATCAGGATCAGCCCGGGCACCGCGCCCAACCCCCAATGCGCGAGGCTGCCGCGCCCCTCGTCGCCAAGCACGCCGAGGCCGTGGGCGTCGTCGACCAGGAGCCAGGCGCCGGACCCTGCCGCGACCTCGGCCAGGGTCGGCAGCGGCGCGAGGTCGCCGTCCATGCTGAAGACGCCGTCGGTCGCGATCAGGCGCGCCCCGCCATCGGCGAGACGGCGGGCCAGGTCGGCCGCGTCGGCGTGGGCGTAGCGGCGCAGCCGGGCGCGGGCGAGGAGCGCCCCATCGATCAGCGAGGCATGGTTGAGGCGGTCCTGCCAGACGGTCTCGCCGCGCCCGGCGAGCGCCGCGATGACACCCAGGTTGGCCATGTAGCCGGTCGAAAACAGCAGCGCGCGCGGCTGGCCGACGAAGTCGGCGAGCTCTTCCTCCAGAGCCTGGTGGGCGCCGCTATGGCCGGTCACCAGATGCGCGGCACCGCTGCCGAGCCCCCAGCGCGCCGCCCCCTGCGTGACGGCGGCGACCACCTGCGGGTGGGCGGCGAGGCCGAGATAGTCATTGCTGCAGAAGCTCAGCACCTCCCGCCCGTCGATCCGCGCGCGCGGGCGCTGCGGGGTCTCGAGGAGGCGGCGCGCGCGGTAGCGGTGCGCCTGGCGCAGCGCGGCCAGGTCGCCGGCCAGGTCCGGCAGCGCGACCCCGCCGACCGGCCCCGTCTCGGCAGGCGCGGCCATCAGGCCTCGGCCGCGACCGGCGCGTTCGAGCAGGCGCGCGGCACCCCGTGTCCCTCGGGCTCGATGGTCTCGAAGGCCAGGCCGAGACGCTCGAAGAGGCGTAGGTCGCGGTCAGCCTCGGCGTTGGCCGTCGTCAGCAGCCGGTCGCCGTGGAAGACCGAGTTGGCGCCGGCCAGGTAGCAGAGGGCCTGGAGCTCGTCGCTCATGCGCCGCCGCCCGGCCGAAAGGCGCACGTGCGAGGCCGGCATCAGCAGGCGCGCGACGGCGATCGTGCGTACCAGCTCGAAGGGGTCGAGCTCAGCGGTGCCGAAGAGCGGCGTGCCCTCGACCTGGACCAGCATATTGATCGGCACCGATTCGGGGTGGCGCGGCAGGTTCGCGAGCTGACAGAGGAGTGCGGCGCGGTCGCGACACGACTCGCCCATGCCGATGATGCCGCCGCTGCACACCTTGAGACCGACCCGCTGGACATGGGCCAGGGTCTCGAGCCGCTCGCGGTAGGTGTGGGTCGTGATGACCTGGCCGTAGTACTCGGGCGAGGTATCCAGGTTGTGGTTGTAGTAGTCGAGCCCGGCCGCCTTGAGCCGCTCGGCCTGCTCGCCGCTCAGCATACCGAGCGTCACGCAGGTCTCCAGGCCGAGGGCATGGACCCCCTCGATCATCTCGATGACCCGATCCAGGCTGCGGTCGCTCGGGCTGCGCCAGGCCGCCCCCATGCAGAAGCGCGTCGCCCCCTCGGCGCGGGCCGCACGGGCCGCGGCGACCACCTCGTCGACCTCGAGCAGCCGCTCGCGCTCCACAGCGGTCGCGTGATGGGCGCTCTGCCCGCAGTAGCCGCAGTCCTCGGGACAGGCCCCGGTCTTGACGCTGAGCAGGGCACTGACCTGGATCCGGTTCGGATCGAAATGGGCGCGGTGCACGCCCTGGGCGCGGAACAGCAGGTCGTTGAAAGGCGAATCGAGCAGGGCCACGACCTCGTCGGTCGACCAATCGTGGCGGATCTGGGAAACAGCGGACATGAAAGTGCTCCAACGGCGGCCGCACGGCGGCGCGCAAGATGCTCAGTGGGACAGAAGCGACATGTTAAGGGCCGACCCGGCGCTGTCAACCTGAGCGACCCGCCCAGGTTGACAGCGCCGGGCGCCCCGACCGGTCGACAGGCCGTCAGTTCGACCCCGGGAGTTGGAGCAACCGGAACTCCCCGGGCGCCAGCCCCTCGAGCCCCCAGCGCCCGACCGCGACCCGCACGAGGCGCAGCGTCGGCAGCCCGACCGCCGCCGTCATCCGCCGCACCTGGCGGTTGCGGCCCTCGCGGATCGCGAGCTCGATCCAGGCGGTCGGGATCTGGCGGCGAAAGCGCACCGGTGGATCCCGCGGCCAGAGCTCCGGCTCCGCCAGCGGGCGGACCCGCGCCGGGCGCGTCCGCCCGTCGTTGAGCTCGACCCCGCACCGCAGCCGCTCGAGCTGCCCCTCCTCCGGGACGCCCTCGACCTGCACCCAGTAGGTCTTCCACTGCTTATGGCGCGGATGGCTGAGGCGATGCTGGAGACGCCCGTCGTCGGTCAGGAGCAGCAGACCCTCGCTGTCCTTGTCGAGCCGCCCAGCCGGATAGAGGCCGGGTAAGCGAATGAAGTCCGCCAGCGTCTCACCCGGACCGCCGCCGGTGAACTGGCTGAGCACCCCGTAGGGCTTGTTGAAGAGGAGCAATCGGGCCATGTGCACGTCGCGGGCCGCTGGACAAGTGAACCATTCTAACGAGAGCGACAACCGCCACCGACTCGTCGCATTAATTGACCTTCCCTGAGCAGACTGCACGCGTCAACGAACCTCTACGGCGAGACTCTCCTGGGCGAAAGATTCCTGAACGGGCCAAAGGTCCGGCTCCCGAAATTCGCGCCAAAGCAGACGTTGACTTCAACCCACGTCGGGGGCAGGATCCGGCCAAGAGCGGACCCTAGCGCGGGGCACCTTGGAGACCTGGGCTTCGCAATCCATGACCCGCTTCGTTACTTGTAGAGAACAGGAGAGATCTCGTCAAATGACAAACGACCAACCGGAGGGCGTATGCGCGCCCCTCGTTCTAGGAGTCGGTCAGCCGACCAATGGTGACGCATATTTGATTGTTGCTCGCGAACTATTGCCGGCAGTAGAAGTTCTCTCAACAGCCGACAAGATTCCTCCACGGGGGTGCGCGCTTATCGCGGGGCACACCCTAGAGTGTACGCTCAAAGCCTATTTGTGGCACAAGGGCAAGAGGGAAGAACTAAAATGCAAAAAGGTACGTCATAACATAATTGAACTATGGAAAATGGCATATGCCGAGGGGACTCTTGGCATTCCGGAGGATCCTCCCAATTGGGTTCGCACCTTAAGCGAAGGGCACGGGCCAAATTTTTACTTACGCTATCAAGAGGGACAGACCAACACCGTGGTGCATGGCGGTGCAACACCGAAGCTGGTCCCAATGGCAACTGAATTGTGCAGTCTGTTTCACCAAATCGTTCACCAAATCGAGGCCGAGTTCAGAACTTTCTAGTCACGAGGGCCTATCCGGGCATCTATTCGTAGCAACCAATAGTCGGAGTGGCCGCTCTGGGTCGGAAAGCGCCCCTCGCGGCGGTGGATTCTTGGCATGCCCTGGGGCAGACTGGTCCCGCCGCACCTTAGCTGCTGAGAGGCCCGACGCTTCGCATGGCCGAGCGATTCACCAAGAAACAAGGCCAGTACCTGGCCTTTATCTACAACTACTCGGTCATGTTCGGCCAGCCCCCGGCTGAGGCCGATCTGCAGCGCTTCTTTCAGACATCGCCCCCCACCATCCACCAGATGCTCCTGACGCTGGCGGAAAAGCAGTTGATCAGCCGCACGCCAGGGCAGGCACGCTCCATCCAGCTCCTAGTCGACCCGCAGGAGATTCCCCGGCTCGAGCGGCCGCAGATAGGGAAAGGGTGACTTCTCAGTTGGCCAGTATCAGAAGGGCCGCTTGGAGAGGGCGACCCTGTGCCCCAGCCGATGGCAGTGAACGGCTTGGGACGGGCCTTACAGCGCGCGTTCGGGCCGCGCCTAACGCGCAAGGTGCGATGGCCGCGGTTCGAAACGGCTGCCGCGCTCTTCGCGCGGGGTAGCCAACGCCTCCTCGACAGGCCAAGCCTCCTTTTACGGTCGCCGCGTGATGAGGGTGTCGAAGACGTCGGCCACGGCTACGATATGGACCGGCTCGGGGATGGCCGCTCCGACCAGCTCGTCTGGGTAGCCGCTGCGGTTCCAGCGCTCGCGACGCCGCGTGACCTCGGCAGCCAGCAGCTAGCCCGTACCGGGCGCGCCGGCCCGACGTTAAAGCTCGCCCTGCCCCGCAGCGGCTCGAATTGCCCCTGGTCGGCGATTCCTTCCACCCGCGCCCGGCAAGGTCCTCCACTGCCTGTGATGCCGATCGCCGAGGCGATACAGCCCCTGGTCATCGGTCAGCCGCAATCCGGCGCCACCTTCGTCCAAACGCCCGTCCGGTAAACGTTGAATGGCCAGAGCATCCCGCGGAGTTTGTTGAAGAAAAGCCATCGGACCGTGTAATCTTCGCACCTCCGACTGGTGGATAAGAGGCAATTCTGAGGCTAAGCGATCGATGTCGGCATGCCGCGCCGACCGATCCGCCTCGACGCTGGTCATGCAACAGTAAACACCAACGGCGTGACCGGTTTATCTCGAACGTCTCGTCGGGGTGCGAACACCCGATGGCTGACGGGCTACTTGAAAACTCGATGTGCCCACGGGTCTGCTCTATCTACCTATTGCCGGTGATAATGCTGATCCATTCAATCCGACCTTCGTAAACGCCTGATCTGGGCACCTGGAGGCTTAGACAAGCCAGACCACAAGACGCAGATCGACAAAACGAACGAAATGCCGTTTTGAACAAGCAATCCAACCGCAAAGAGGGAGTTCATCTATGAGCACGAAGGTCTTCGCTTTTTTGGCGACCGCTGTCGCCATGATGCCCGCTACCGCCGAGACATGGGGGCCTGATCTCGACCCGATCTGTACCCTCAATGCGCCGCTGGAAAATGCCTGCGACAAGCTCCAATGGATGCAGCAGCTACCCTTCGATGGGCGTCTCTGCAATGTGCTTCCCGAGGCTAATCCGCGCATCGACTTCGACATGTCCGTCTCGCCCACCGAGGAGGAGCTGTCTGGCGCAAATGGGGCCACCATCTTGGCCCGACATCAGAAAGTACTGGCGCAGGGCATTCAGATCCACGTTGTCGACGGCGGTGATCCCAGCGGAGAAGCGGTGCTCTTTTTGCACGGTTTTCCGGAAAGTTGGTGGGCGTGGAAGGATCAATTCGTCGCTCTGGGCAACCTCGGCTACCACGTCATTGCGGTGGACTTGCCCGGCTTCAATGGCTCCCAAGCCCCGAGTACGGACGAGGACTATAATCTATCGTATTTCACCGACGTGCTAGTGGGAAGCGAGGATAGCGTTCTCGCCTTTTTCGGTCATTCACAGGCGCATATCGTAGCGCACGAGTGGGGCGGCATTCTTGCGTATGGCTTCACCAAGTACCGCAATGAGGCGATCCAGTCGCTCTTCATCATCAATGCCCCACATCCCGAGACGCTCCCGATTCAGTATTCAGACGAAGAAGTCTTGACCAAGTCTTGGCACATCCCTCTATTTCAAAACTTCCCCGAAAAATCGGCCTTATTCATCAAGCAATTCACGACCGAATTCGTCAAGGGCGGATCGATATTGTACGGCGGGCACTGGTTCTGGCTTCCCTCGGAACACGTCTGCAACTTCGCCTTTTCCATCAGCGGTCTAGGCAATATCGAGGACACACTCAAATATTATCGCTTCGTATTCCCAAATAACCCGTCGGATTATGTCGGCTACCCAAAACCCAACCTCCTAGGTTATCCCGTGAAATTTTTCTGGGGAGCTGAAGACGAGGTGATTGGCGTCAACTTCCTCGAAGGGATGGAGAATTACTTTCCGAATGCGGAAATAGAATTGGTGCCACACGCCGGACACTGGATACCGGCCGAGGCGAGCATTCGGTTGACTCGCTCGTTGAGGATTTTCTTGGCCCAGTAGCGCAATGGATCGTCGCGAGCCCATGATCAAGCTACACGAAAAAGGGGCGGGCTGGTCGCTGGTCGCTGGTCGCTGGTCGCTGAACTGTATGTAGCCTTGGTCGACTAGGGAAACGCTGATTTAATCGCGTTTCCCGTGCGGGGCAGGAGTCCAGCCGTGTTCAGTCGCGATAAGCGGCTGAACACGAAGGAAGGCGGAAACCGCGTTTTCGACTTCCGTGCTGATCTTTGGCCAGGACGGCCAATCGATCAGCGTCTCCCTAGAGCAGTCTCGGTGACAGGCGGAGCCGGTCCGCTTCGACGCGGCATCGCCCTTCGCTCAGGCCGACCGGCTACCAGCCCGGGCCTTGGGCACCGCGATGCGCCGCCAGAGCCGGCCGTCGCGCTTGGTCAATTCACCGGCGGCGGCCGGCCCCCAGGAGCCGGCAGCGTAGTTGGGGAAGTCGCGCGGCGGGATCGCCGCCCAGACGTCCATCACCGACTGGACGATCTCCCAGCCCTTCTCGACGGTGTCGGCATGCTTGAAGAGGGTCGCGTCGCCGTTCATGCAGTCGTAGATCAGGGTCTCGTAGCCGGTGGCCGGCTTGTTGCCGAAGTAGTCTTCGTAGCAGAAGTCCATGTTGACGGTGCCGACCTGCATCGTCGGCCCCGGGACCTTGGCGCCGAAGCTCATCTGGATGCCCTCGTTGGGCTGGATGCGCAGGACTAGCATATCCGGGGTGAGCTCCTCGACGGCGGTGTCCTTGAACATGATCGTCGGCGCGCGCTTGAACTGGATCGCCACCTCGGTGTAATGGGCGGTGAGGCGCTTGCCGGTGCGCAGGTAGAAGGGCACGCCGGCCCAGCGCCAGCTGTCCATCGAGAGCTTCAGCGCGGCATAGGTCTCGGTGTAGGACCTGGGGTTGACGTCAGGCGAGGCGCGGTAGGCCGGTACCTTTTCGCCGCCCGGCATGGTGCCGGCGCCGTACTGGCCACGCACCGCGTGTGTCAGCACCTCTTCCGGTGTCAGCGGCTTGACCGCGTCGAGGACCTTGTTGATCTCGATACGCACCGCCTCGGACTCGAACGAGCTCGGCGGATCCATCGCCAGGAAGCCGAGCAGGACCAGCAGGTGGTTCGGGAGCATGTCGCGCAGCGCCCCGGCCTCCTCGTAGTAGGCGCCGCGGTGTTCGACGCCGACCGACTCGGCGACCGTGATCTGGACGTGATCGATGTGATTGCGGTTCCAAAGCGGCTCGAAGAAGCTGTTGGCGAAGCGGAACACCATGATGTTCTGCACCGTCTCCTTACCGAGGTAGTGGTCGATCCGGTAGATCTGCTCCTCGTCCATGTTGCGGTGCATCTCGCGGTTCAGCGCGATCGCCGACTCCAGGTCGTGGCCGAACGGTTTCTCGATGATGACCCGCCGCCAATCGTCCTCGGTCTCGTGCAGCAGGCCGACCTCGCCGAGGCGGTCGGTGATCTCGCCGAACAGGCTCGGCGGCACGGCCAAGTAGAAGAGATAGTTGCCGTCGGTGCCGCGCTCGGCGTCGATGCGTCCGAGGCGCTCGCAGAGGTGCTCGTAGTCGGCACCCTCGCGCATATCGATCTGCATGTAGTGGATCGAGCTCACGAGGCGCTGCCAGACGACGTGATCGAAGACGGCCCCGACCGTCTCCTTGACCTGCTCGGCGATCCGGTCGCGAAAGCGCTCGTCGTCGAGTTCCAACCGATCCAGGCCGAGCATCGCGAAGCTCTCCGGCAGCAGCCCGGCGGCCGCCAGGTGGAACAGGGCCGGGATCAGCTTGCGCCGGGTGAGGTCACCGCCAGCCCCGAAGATGATCATGACGTTCGGCGCCGCCTCGGGCGCCTCGGTGTAGTTGGTCTGGATCAGGGACATCCCGCCTCTCCTTGGATCGCTTGCGGCCGAGCGCCGCGCTCGGCCATCAGGGCAGCGTCTTCTCGTCGTGGCCGCCGAACTGGTGGCGCATCGCCGAGAGGAGCTGATCGGCGAAGGCCGCCTCGCCGCGCGACGTGAAGCGCTCGAAGAGGGCCGCGGTCAACACAGGCAACGGGGTGCCGGTCTCGATCGCCGCGATGCTGGTCCAGCGGCCCTCGCCCGAGTCGGACACCCGCCCGCTGTAGGCCGAGAGCTCAGCGTCCTGGTGCAGGGCGTTGGCGGTCAGATCGAGGAGCCAGGAGGCGATGACGCTGCCGCGCCGCCAGACCTCGGCGACCCGCGCGACATCGATCTCGTACTGATAGCCCTCGGGATCCGCGAGCGGCGCCGTCTCGGCGTCGACGGCGTGCTCGTGGCTCCCGATTCCGGCGTTACGCAGCAGGTTGAAGCCCTCGGCATAGGCCGCCATCAGGCCGTATTCGATGCCGTTGTGGACCATCTTGACGAAGTGTCCGGCACCGCTCGGTCCACAGTGCAAGTAGCCGAGTTCGGCCGGGTCGTGGGCGCCGGTGCGCCCGCGGGTGCGCGGTAGCTCGCCGGCGCCGGGGGCGAGGGCGGCGAAGATCGGTTCCAGGCGCGCGACCGCCTCATCGTCACCGCCGATCATCAGGCAGTAGCCGCGTTCACGGCCCCAGACCCCACCGCTGGTGCCGCAATCGAGAAAGCGGATGCCGTCGGGTGCGAGTCGCTTGGCGTGACGAATGTCGTCCTTGTAATAGGAGTTACCGCCGTCGACGACGACATCACCGGCCTCCAGGTGCACGGCGAGCTGGTCGACGACCCGCTCGACGACGGCCGCCGGGACCATGATCCAGACCGCCCGCGGCGGCACGAGCTTGGCGCAGAGGTCGGCCAGGTCACTGGCGCCGGTGGCACCGTCGCGTTCGAGGGCCGCGACGGCGGCGGGGTCGGTGTCGAAGACGACGCAGTCATGGCCGGCGCTCATCAGGCGCTGGACCATGCTCGCACCCATCCGGCCGAGACCGATCATTCCGAGCTGCATGGTGGGCTCCTTTCGTTTGTTGAGACGAACGGCCGGTCGCGATGCACGGGATCTCAAGGCGCATCCAGCGCGGCCAACGCAGCGACGGCGGGGACCCAATCGGCGCCCTGTGCCGCGGCGACTTCGGGGCGGCAGATCCGCCCACGCGCTACGTTCAGGCCGTTCAACAGATGCGGATCCTCCCGCAGGGCCTGCGGAACGCCCTTGTCAGTCAGTGCGACAACGAACGGCCGCGTCGCGTTGCAGAGGGCCTGGGTCGCGGTCGCCGCGACAGCCCCGGGCATGTTGGTCACACAGTAGTGGACGACGCCGTCGACGACGAAGGTCGGGGCGGCGTGCGTCGTCGGCCGCGAGGTCTCGAAGCAGCCGCCCTGATCGATCGCGACGTCGACGAGGACGGCACCGCGCCGCATCCGCGCGACAAGATCGCGCCCGACCACCCGCGGTGCGCGCGCCCCGGGGATCAGGACCGCGCCGATCACGAGGTCGGCGGCGAGCACCGCCTCCTCCAGATTCTGGTCCGATGCGGCCAGCGTGCGGACGCGATTGCCGAAACGCGCGTCGAGCTGGCGCAGCACGGCCAGGTCGCGGTCGAGGACCGTCACGTCCGCCCCCAAGCCGACGGCCATCGCCAGCGCATTGCGCCCGACGACCCCGGCGCCGATCACGACCACCCGCGCTGGCGCGACGCCGGGCACGCCGCCGAGGAGCACCCCGCGCCCACCCTGCCCCATCTCCAGGCACCGAGCCCCGGCCTGGACCGACAGCCGTCCCGCGACCTCGGACATGGGTGCGAGCAACGGCAGGTGGCCGGTGGCGTCCGTGACCGTCTCGTAGGCGATGCAGCAGGCCCCGCTCGCCACCAGGTCGCGGGTCTGGGCCTCGTCCGGGGCGAGGTGCAGAAACGAAAACAGGGTCTGATCGGGCCGCAGCCGTGCCCGTTCGGTCGGCTGCGGCTCCTTGACCTTGACGATCAGCTCGGCATCGTCGAAGACTGCGGCGGCCGATTCCACTACCTGCGCCCCGGCCGCCCGGTAAGCGGCATCGTCGAACCCGATCGCCGCGCCGGCACCGGTCTCGACCAACACGCGATGGCCGCGGGCCGTCAGCTCACCGACCGCGGCCGGCGTCAGCCCGACCCGATATTCCTGGGTCTTGATCTCCTTTGGCACGCCTACGTTCATTACTGAACTCTCCCGGCAGACAGGACGCGGGGCGACGGTAGCGCTCGCGACGGATCAGTCCACAGGATGGGGGGTCCTCGGCCACTCCCCAACTCTCGCCCAGGACCAGCCATTTGCGACGTCCTGGTACGACACAAGAAATCGACTATAGATTAAGGGTCTCCATTTCGAGTGACACCCGGATGACAAAGCCTATATTCCCGACCTGCCTCCTGCTGCTGGGGCTCTCACTCACCGGCGACGCGACGGCCCAACAGGTCCACCTCGATGGATACCTGATCGCCTCGACGGCCTGTGCGGCGACGAAGAAGAAGGACCGCGACAATCCCGGCCGAATCCACCTCGAGCCGGGCCGCCGCTACGAGGTGGTCGGCCGCAATACGACCCCCGGCACCCACTACCGGATCCGCGTGCCGGGCGTGCCCGTGACCGAGCTGCGCTGGGTCGCGATGACCTGCGGTGCCTTCGCACCTGCGGCATCGGCCGCGGGACCCACCTCGACCGCCGCAAGTGACGCGCCGGGCGAAGGGCTTGCGCCCGACGGCATCGAGCTCATGCTCGCCGCCAGCTGGGAGCCGGCCTTCTGCCGTTCCGGCGCCGGCCAGGACAGGCCCGAGTGCCGCGCGCAGACGCCGGAGCGTTTCGACGCGACCCACTTCGCGCTACACGGCCTGTGGCCCGATGACCTCGACGACCAGGCCATCTTCCCCTGCTATTGCGACCAGGGCGCACCGGCAAGCTGCGCCGAAAGCCACCCGAGCGACGCGCAGATCGCCCTTTCGAACGAGGTACGCGAACGCCTGGCAGTCGCGATGCCAGGCATGCAGTCCGGCCTCCACCGCCACGAATGGACGAAGCACGGGACCTGCTACGAGGACGACAAGATCGGCCCGGATGCTGGCGCCGATGCGGACGAGTATTTCGCGGAATCCCTCGCGGTGCTCGAGGCGCTCAACGCCTCGGCGGTGCGCCGGCTCTTCGTCGATCACCTTGGAGAGGAGCTGACTCGGGCTCAGATCGAGGCGGCCTTCGACGAGGCCTTCGGGCCCGGTGCGGGCGAGCGCGTCCTGATCCGCTGCGCCAATATCGGCCGCGAACGCGTCATCACGGAACTCTGGATCGGACTCGCGGGCGACATCGACGAACCGGCCGACCTCGCCGCCCTCATCCAGGCCGCCCCGCCAGCGACGACCTGGAACCATGCCGGAAGCTGCACCGGCGGACGGGTCGTCCGAGTGGAGGAATAGAGACAGGCGCTTTCCCTGTCTCCAAGTGAAGCGGGGCACACTTCCTGTGCGCCCCGCAGCGATGCCGTGAATGGCGGGCGCGCCGCTCAGCGCCCCGCCATCAGCATCGTCAGCATCAGCTTGTTGAGCCGGCCAACGAAGGCGGCTGGATCCTCGACCTGCCCACCCTCGGCCAGCATGGCCTGGTCGAACAGGATGGAGGCCAGGTCGCCGAAGCGTTCCTCGTC
This portion of the Thioflavicoccus mobilis 8321 genome encodes:
- the bioH gene encoding pimeloyl-ACP methyl ester esterase BioH is translated as MRLRVERQGQGADLVLLHGWGMNMGVWEGLPAEFAARVREHRIALPGHGGSPLGAGPATLASWTDACLAAAPARAVWAGWSLGGLIALAAALRAPERVAGLILITATPCFVRGADWPRAMPVGTLDQFQANLLADPSGTLERFLALQVRGSDGAVTTLRRLRSAIRRHPSPQPEALAQGLRLLRESDLRAELPRLACPSLWLFGARDTLVPAALGEAVQARLPSARVQVIEGAAHAPFLSHATPSAAAMGDFLTEVHA
- the bioF gene encoding 8-amino-7-oxononanoate synthase, whose product is MAAPAETGPVGGVALPDLAGDLAALRQAHRYRARRLLETPQRPRARIDGREVLSFCSNDYLGLAAHPQVVAAVTQGAARWGLGSGAAHLVTGHSGAHQALEEELADFVGQPRALLFSTGYMANLGVIAALAGRGETVWQDRLNHASLIDGALLARARLRRYAHADAADLARRLADGGARLIATDGVFSMDGDLAPLPTLAEVAAGSGAWLLVDDAHGLGVLGDEGRGSLAHWGLGAVPGLILMGTLGKAFGTFGAFVAGPHALIETLIQRARSYIYTTAPPPALAEATRVALAIARREDWRRERLGELIARLRAGAAELGLPLAPSQTPIQPLIAGSAERALDWSRRLEEAGILVTAIRPPTVPEGAARLRITLSAAHAPDDVDRLLEALADLPREAMP
- the bioB gene encoding biotin synthase BioB — protein: MSAVSQIRHDWSTDEVVALLDSPFNDLLFRAQGVHRAHFDPNRIQVSALLSVKTGACPEDCGYCGQSAHHATAVERERLLEVDEVVAAARAARAEGATRFCMGAAWRSPSDRSLDRVIEMIEGVHALGLETCVTLGMLSGEQAERLKAAGLDYYNHNLDTSPEYYGQVITTHTYRERLETLAHVQRVGLKVCSGGIIGMGESCRDRAALLCQLANLPRHPESVPINMLVQVEGTPLFGTAELDPFELVRTIAVARLLMPASHVRLSAGRRRMSDELQALCYLAGANSVFHGDRLLTTANAEADRDLRLFERLGLAFETIEPEGHGVPRACSNAPVAAEA
- a CDS encoding pseudouridine synthase codes for the protein MARLLLFNKPYGVLSQFTGGGPGETLADFIRLPGLYPAGRLDKDSEGLLLLTDDGRLQHRLSHPRHKQWKTYWVQVEGVPEEGQLERLRCGVELNDGRTRPARVRPLAEPELWPRDPPVRFRRQIPTAWIELAIREGRNRQVRRMTAAVGLPTLRLVRVAVGRWGLEGLAPGEFRLLQLPGSN
- a CDS encoding LexA family protein, which produces MAERFTKKQGQYLAFIYNYSVMFGQPPAEADLQRFFQTSPPTIHQMLLTLAEKQLISRTPGQARSIQLLVDPQEIPRLERPQIGKG
- a CDS encoding HD domain-containing phosphohydrolase — protein: MLAAEVTRRRERWNRSGYPDELVGAAIPEPVHIVAVADVFDTLITRRP
- a CDS encoding alpha/beta fold hydrolase, producing the protein MSTKVFAFLATAVAMMPATAETWGPDLDPICTLNAPLENACDKLQWMQQLPFDGRLCNVLPEANPRIDFDMSVSPTEEELSGANGATILARHQKVLAQGIQIHVVDGGDPSGEAVLFLHGFPESWWAWKDQFVALGNLGYHVIAVDLPGFNGSQAPSTDEDYNLSYFTDVLVGSEDSVLAFFGHSQAHIVAHEWGGILAYGFTKYRNEAIQSLFIINAPHPETLPIQYSDEEVLTKSWHIPLFQNFPEKSALFIKQFTTEFVKGGSILYGGHWFWLPSEHVCNFAFSISGLGNIEDTLKYYRFVFPNNPSDYVGYPKPNLLGYPVKFFWGAEDEVIGVNFLEGMENYFPNAEIELVPHAGHWIPAEASIRLTRSLRIFLAQ
- the zwf gene encoding glucose-6-phosphate dehydrogenase; this translates as MSLIQTNYTEAPEAAPNVMIIFGAGGDLTRRKLIPALFHLAAAGLLPESFAMLGLDRLELDDERFRDRIAEQVKETVGAVFDHVVWQRLVSSIHYMQIDMREGADYEHLCERLGRIDAERGTDGNYLFYLAVPPSLFGEITDRLGEVGLLHETEDDWRRVIIEKPFGHDLESAIALNREMHRNMDEEQIYRIDHYLGKETVQNIMVFRFANSFFEPLWNRNHIDHVQITVAESVGVEHRGAYYEEAGALRDMLPNHLLVLLGFLAMDPPSSFESEAVRIEINKVLDAVKPLTPEEVLTHAVRGQYGAGTMPGGEKVPAYRASPDVNPRSYTETYAALKLSMDSWRWAGVPFYLRTGKRLTAHYTEVAIQFKRAPTIMFKDTAVEELTPDMLVLRIQPNEGIQMSFGAKVPGPTMQVGTVNMDFCYEDYFGNKPATGYETLIYDCMNGDATLFKHADTVEKGWEIVQSVMDVWAAIPPRDFPNYAAGSWGPAAAGELTKRDGRLWRRIAVPKARAGSRSA
- the gnd gene encoding phosphogluconate dehydrogenase (NAD(+)-dependent, decarboxylating), giving the protein MQLGMIGLGRMGASMVQRLMSAGHDCVVFDTDPAAVAALERDGATGASDLADLCAKLVPPRAVWIMVPAAVVERVVDQLAVHLEAGDVVVDGGNSYYKDDIRHAKRLAPDGIRFLDCGTSGGVWGRERGYCLMIGGDDEAVARLEPIFAALAPGAGELPRTRGRTGAHDPAELGYLHCGPSGAGHFVKMVHNGIEYGLMAAYAEGFNLLRNAGIGSHEHAVDAETAPLADPEGYQYEIDVARVAEVWRRGSVIASWLLDLTANALHQDAELSAYSGRVSDSGEGRWTSIAAIETGTPLPVLTAALFERFTSRGEAAFADQLLSAMRHQFGGHDEKTLP
- the ald gene encoding alanine dehydrogenase, coding for MNVGVPKEIKTQEYRVGLTPAAVGELTARGHRVLVETGAGAAIGFDDAAYRAAGAQVVESAAAVFDDAELIVKVKEPQPTERARLRPDQTLFSFLHLAPDEAQTRDLVASGACCIAYETVTDATGHLPLLAPMSEVAGRLSVQAGARCLEMGQGGRGVLLGGVPGVAPARVVVIGAGVVGRNALAMAVGLGADVTVLDRDLAVLRQLDARFGNRVRTLAASDQNLEEAVLAADLVIGAVLIPGARAPRVVGRDLVARMRRGAVLVDVAIDQGGCFETSRPTTHAAPTFVVDGVVHYCVTNMPGAVAATATQALCNATRPFVVALTDKGVPQALREDPHLLNGLNVARGRICRPEVAAAQGADWVPAVAALAALDAP